AAGACATAATTCTCGTGTGCGGACACTAGTCTGATTAGAAAATCCTTATAGGGTATGTTTTAAGAgcaattttagaaatagtatttttttttataaataaataaataataaattaaaagtggTTTGAATTTAATGATTTGAATGTTAGGTGTAATACTAAAAGTGAATTGATTGAAAGTGcatattaaataatagatttgTAAGCGACAAAAAGTGAGTTTACATGTCATTCGCATAAGAAGAGAATATATGGTTTTAATAAGTTTATGCAATACAGAGTGTAACAAAATgacaacaaatgaaaaaaaaaaaaaactcctccACTCACCACTCCTAatactaaataaatacaattttaaattctcatACGTAactttgtaaatttaaataaagtttaaactttGGTGGCTAATCCttgctatttttatttcttgacAAATGTAATTCCACTTGAACAATAATTGAGCTTAATTTACGCATAcataagaaaactaaaataggTTTTAAACTTGTAATCAATCAACCTTTTCTTATGGAAAGCACACTGTCATTCGTCTATAATCTCCAAAGCATGAAATCCTTGATAGACTACAAACTGCCAATCTACATTGtacttatatattaaattcaaattcaatgcGTAATGTGTTagattattaatattttgaaaattaatttccaGCCTCCACTCCTACAgaaattatacatataaaacGAGGTATTTATgttaaattagtaaattagaaaaagtgaATAATTTATACATAATTCCAAAATCTATTACACAATGTAATATTTCACACAGCTTGACTTCAAAATTGACTCAGCTCAGATTGCAAAATTTTGGTACAACAAACCAAATCGGAATTATAGGAATGAAACGGAAGTTGGGGAAAAATGATCAAGTGATGAAAGATAATTTGTGGGAACTGATGAACTTTGAGGATGCATTAACAATAACTagatttccttttttcttcgttTACGAGTAGGTTGTAAAGGTCCAAAGAGGCAAATTCGCAGCTCACCCTCAACTATCCGCGGGTGTAAGTAGCTCTTGTATAAATCCCAGAATTCATCTCTGCAATATGAATTTTATGAGCAgctatttatataaaaacattCTCTTCTAATTTGAACATAGATCGAGGAAGTTGAGACAAGTTATATAAAGGAGGTTTTCAAACCTGACTTGTGGAagtgaaaataaagaatatcCCTTGACATCTGGTTGAACGTCCAGCACAATGACGGCTAGTCTTGACAGCCCCAACGCCTCAAtgtcaatcaattttttaatccTAAAATAGACACAGAAGAGTATGTATATGAGAAGAGATAGATCCCGGAAGAATGTAGATAATCAATATAGATGCTCAACAGTACTCcattagaaacaaaatctgGAACTAGAATTCCTGAACGATAAACCCAATACAAAAAAAGCCTAACCTGCTCGGTGTACCACTCGCAATGTTAACACGGTTCTTCAACAGCTGTACCTGCACCCATCATAAAGGGAATAACAATAACAGTTCAAGAGATATGAAAACCAAAACCGACAACTGgatgttttaagaaaaaccaCCAAGTAATGTTGCATTACACAGATGGTTAGAGACACAATTGAAATTAGATGtcatttgaaacaattttgcACAATTCAAAAGGATCTTGAACGAATTCAGCAGAAATGTGAACTAGACGGAATTATCTAAATCACAACAGAATAACAAAACCTGGAATTGCCTCATCCCCCCTTTCATCTTGGACCAAAAACATACTTTATGTGGTAATTGCATAGATTACACCCAATAAACAATTATAGGGATCAGACTGACGTGCAATAGAGTTCAGCATAGTATCTACCTCtgatgaaattttcaaattgtcTTCATTTCCCatactttaaaaataagataacATAATTGTGATCACCATAGGCAACTGAAAATAATATTGGGAGTTCAGTTGAAGATTTCACATAAAAATAAGAGATCTGTGTCCAAAATGGatgtaagaaaacaaaaagaagagggaacgcaaaaaatttaaaggaaaagTTAAGGATGTTAATGATTGTTTGAAGAGGTCAACGGGGAATGCAAAAATGCCAATTCTCTAtccttgttttttaaaaaaccattaaaaataacaagaaaaattcAAGTCTAGCATTCATAAGCTCAGAAATGACAACCATGTTATTGAGAAAACGGGATCAGACTGACGTGCAAATAAAAAGTTCGGCATAGCAACTGCATCTGAGAAACTTTTCTAGTTTGTCATCACTtcccaaacaaaataaagaaaagcaGTTGCATGGATGCACATGGAAACCACTAATTGGCCAAGACACCCAGTtaccaaaaaaagaatagagcCATAAAAATCACCAATTGCTAATGCTGAATAATGTTACTTGTTATGTGTTGAAGAATCAAGAAGCTAAATCACTGCTTGAGCTTTCCAAGCTCATGAAGAGAAGCAGTGTATAACAAACActtttcacaaaattaatCATGTGACCATGAAGATCAAAACTGGAATGAATCACAAAGATAAGATAAGATCAGTTTCAGAAATCAGGAAAATTAAAAGCAAAGGTAATGAAAATACAGGATCAGACTGACGTGCAAACCATTAAATTCAGCAGTGTTTTTGCCTCAGATGGTTTTTTGAATTATCTTCATCtcccaaacaaaattttgaaactacGAGGTTTTcaacataaagaaaagaatgacTACTTCAGGCCTCTTAAAACATATCAAGAACTCTTCCCACTTGTTCCAGATagcaaaatataaacaattatcATCCACACTCTGTTTAGCGTTGATATACAACAAGCATTCAATTGAAAGAATTGGTAAACCATACAACTTGAAACAtcatcaaacaacaaaaacatatgTTACCCCTATCTCAGAATCatctaaaagagaaaatatcaTGGAAAGAAACTTCCACCTACCTGTTCCTCAACCTTCATGTGCTTCGAAAATAGCTTTACAGCATGGCATTCTTGAGTTATCGATCGAAAACCcctaataaatataaatgagtTACACAAAAGCACGCACTTATTTCAAAAACATACTAGcagaaaaaaattatccatCTTACTTTAAAAGTTCAATCGACCTAAGTGCAGATGTACTGATTATAAGAACTGCAGGACTCCCAGGTTCAGTCCGTCCTTCCAAGAGTTCCCCCTTACATAGAATTTCTTTCCACGACGATCCAAAAGCTTCCTTAACATGTTTCACCAAACTTTTATCATCCTGAACTGAACTTTCAGGAGGACCCAGAATGCATCTATctacaaaaaatttcaatcataACAAAAACCAGATAAATTCTCACGCattcagaaaagaaaaaatggatgcCGAATACAATTAAACACTACAAAACATATTACATTATATTCCAtggaaaaagaataagaatatgACACAGATTAGTAAAGCACCTTTCATGGAATCCAACTCAAGAGAAGAAACCTGCACATCATTAGCCGTTTGGAACTCATTCAGGAAAAAGCTGAAGGGCTCCAATGGAAGTGGCTCTGATGCAATGGCTTCACTACCATTTGTGGTCTCTTGAGCATGGCGATTGTGGTTCACATCGGGCTTTCTCTTCTTGGCGTTCCTAGGCTTATTAGGAGGCCGCTGTTTACGTTTATTTCTAGGGTTTCGAAGAGAAGACTTGTCTGCATTTTCTAAACCCACCATTTTTTCTAGGGTTTAAGAGGACGAAGTGAACGCCAAACTTATAGCCGGAGGAGGCGGCTAAAGAACGGAAATTCTTTGGGTTTTGTGGGCTTTTGTGAATAGGCCCAGTTAAAATAAGCATGTAGCCCAAACACAAGGCCCAATTTCGACAATAGGTAATGTTTGATGGTATAGCCCTCCCTTCTCATTTGGCCCAACACGTTAAGTCTACGTGTTTGGATTGACTTGAAAAATTAGGGCCCATTTGGtaatgtttctttaaaaaaaaaaatgtattaaagagtataataatttaaaaaaataaaaaacactaATAAAACTAATTGAAGAACGATGTTGTTGATAGATTGTAAAACTTATTTAAATGAACAAAAGTGAAACTACAAAGACGAACATTGAAAAAACtacgaagaagagaagaaacatGTAACTTGTTGAAAAGAAATCGATGAGAAAGATCATGTATTCGTGATTTGGATTAAAAAATGTACCTTAGTGATGCTAACGGGTTTCTAGggcatttttttaattaactttctaGGTACAAACAATCCAAACAAGGTGTTAGActtgttaattatattttcttatatggGCATGTAGTCTTAAACTATGTTATCAATTTACCTCACTTTATCATATATGCAATCATTTCCTATTTTGAATCCAAGGTGAGAAACTATATATTCAAGaaattattaagtttttttagcTGAACATAAATATGAACGAcatgagaaaaatattcaaagtaAAGTAATATACTATCTACATTAAAGTTGTTACTACTTACAAAACTatagttttcaacttttcaaccattttactaaaaataaatcaaacccATATTACAAAACATTGAAAACATTAATTTCTTATACAATGTATTCACAACAACATATTAATTCTCTAACCCTTACCTATATAGGTAGTTGGTAAGGTTGAAATTGATGAAACTCAACCATATTATATACTTATTCCAATATTTGTTTATCACAAGTTAAAAGGCATATGAGATTGTATAAGCATGGGCATAGTCCACTTTGTGAAGTGTTTgacattttgttgagattctgtcttgcaaaacaaaaagggtcaataaataaagaataatacaaattttataagttCTTCAATCTCCCACTAGAGCTTATGGTGGAATTACCACCTATGCTTCTAGAAGTtgacaaacatatatatattggatgATTTAACCAAACAAATATATCCTTAAAATCATGATGATAAGACATGACTATAAAGTACATACATACTcttacatacatacatatatatcaattttatgtttttaactCCATATTGTTGAGTGGAAATAAATAAGTGATGTTAGTGTTGTTGGgctaaacatttgaatttgatatatattaattgatgttttaaattcaaagttgCTAATGTGTGTATTGAGGTTGAATGGTTTTGGGTTGAGATCATAATGGGATATAAACCAACTTAATCATATGTTTATTTGGAGTGAATGGAGAGTTTTGGTTGCTTGGTTTTGTTTattccccccccccccccccccaaagtTGATGgagtatattaattaaattatcacAAAAAAATCCCACGGAACCTTTA
This is a stretch of genomic DNA from Cucumis sativus cultivar 9930 chromosome 4, Cucumber_9930_V3, whole genome shotgun sequence. It encodes these proteins:
- the LOC101206095 gene encoding protein CMSS1; this translates as MVGLENADKSSLRNPRNKRKQRPPNKPRNAKKRKPDVNHNRHAQETTNGSEAIASEPLPLEPFSFFLNEFQTANDVQVSSLELDSMKDRCILGPPESSVQDDKSLVKHVKEAFGSSWKEILCKGELLEGRTEPGSPAVLIISTSALRSIELLKGFRSITQECHAVKLFSKHMKVEEQVQLLKNRVNIASGTPSRIKKLIDIEALGLSRLAVIVLDVQPDVKGYSLFSLPQVRDEFWDLYKSYLHPRIVEGELRICLFGPLQPTRKRRKKEI